In the genome of Sulfurimonas autotrophica DSM 16294, the window GTAGTATTATATCAGCTGTTGGATGATATGCTTTTGATGCCAAAAGTGCTGTTTCGCCGTTGCCTAGGTTATACGGCATAATTATTTTTGCATATTTGCCTAAAATCTGCATAATTCTTTTATTCTCCGAGACATCATCCAAAGAAGGATGCGTCGTTACCAAAAGTCCGTCATCTTTAAGAACGCGGTTAAAATGTGCCAAAACGGCAGCATCAGTTTCAAGTTCTGAAATGATTACATCATACTTGTCATCTGCAGCCTCGCGAAGCAAATTAATGTCGGCAGATAGTACATCACAACTGATATCATCATTTTTATATTTTTGTATCTCTGCCACAAATCCCGCTGAGTTTAAACTAATGATTAAAACATTGCTTGGCTCTTTGTGTGTACACAATGGTACATGCACCATCATCTCATTATATATAAAATCTTTCATATTTAAAATTCCTATTATTAATTAATAGCGATTTTAGCATATTTGGATTAATTTTACTTAATATTGCTATAATTACATAATATTTATAAAAACTTAAAGGTATAAAATGGATTATAACAAAATCAGGAAAGTATGCAGACCTATTCGTATAGTACTAGGACTTGTTCTTATCGCTATAGGTTTTATTACGAAGAACTATTGGTTCTATCTTGGAATACTCCCATTAATTGCGGGTTTAGCTAACTTCTGTCCACTTTGTATCATTACAAAAAAATGTGATTTACCACAAGATTCGGAGTCAAAATAATGAGTCAAATTTCTTACAAAGATGCAGGCGTAGATATAGACGCGGGAAATAGTTTTGTTGAAAACATCAAACCACTTGTAAAGAGTACAAAAATACCCGGTGTACTTGGCGGTATCGGTTCTTTTGCCGGTGCATTTGAACTTCCAAAAGGTTTCAATGAGCCTGTAATGCTTGCAGCAACTGACGGCGTCGGCACAAAGCTAAAACTCGCAATTGACAGCGGTATTCATAACACCGTAGGTATTGATTTGGTTGCAATGTGCGTAAATGATTTAATCTGTAATTTTGGAACACCGAGTTTCTTTCTTGATTATTATGCAACGGGAAAACTCGATGTAAATGTAGCGACAAATGTTGTTGCAGGAATAGCCGAGGGATGTAAACGCAGTGAATGTGCTCTTATCGGCGGAGAAACTGCTGAAATGCCGGGTATGTACAGCGAAGACGATTATGATTTAGCAGGTTTTGCCGTAGGTGTAGCTGAAAAATCACAGATGGACAGAGTAAGTTTGGTTCGTCCCGGGCATAAACTTATAGCTCTACCGAGTTCGGGTCTGCATTCAAATGGTTTTTCACTTGCCAGAAAAGTTCTTTTTGAAAAAATGGGTATGAAATTTGATGATGACTTCAATGGTCAACCTCTAATACAAGCACTGCTTGAACCGACAAATATTTACGTAAAAACATTTAAAGCACTTAAAAATGAAATAGTAGCAATGGCGCATATCACAGGCGGTGGAATAGTAGAAAATCTTCCTCGTGTACTGCCTGAAAACTTAATGGCAGAAGTAAAACGTGATGCTATTAGAGTGCTTCCTATATTTGAGCTTATGAGTGAGCATGTAGAACGTGATGAAATGTTTAGAGCATTCAATATGGGTGTAGGAATGATACTTGTAGTTGAAGAATCAGATGTTGAAAAAGTACTTGCAGAGACTGATGGTTATCTCATCGGAGAAATAAAAGAAGGCAAACGCGAAGCCAAACTAATCTAATATTCACAACCCAGACTTTTAACGCTAAAGCGTAACTTAGAAAAAAACTAAATTTTTTTCTGTAGTCTGGGCTAAAAGTCCGAAATATTACATCTACTTCTTAAGCGGTTTGCTCAACTCTTTCGTAATAGCACCAGGTACTGTTGCAATTCCCATAAAATCATTCATAGTTAAAAGAGGATAGCTGATAGCTATATAATATTTAGCATTTAAAGCCTTAGCTTTGCCATTTTCAATAGCAATTGTCCATGGAAGAATCGCTGCATTTGCACGTCCAACTTTTTTTACAAATTTTTTCGTACGTTTACCAAGATCATAACCAAGTAAAGTGCTATTGTCTGAAAGTTTCAAGTCAAAAACAAGGTATTTCCCTTTTTTGTATTTTTTCGCTTTAGCCAATAATTCTTTATTTGCAGCTTCACCTAAAACATCCGGCTCATTATAATAAGGCATACCAATCATAAAGTGAAATCCTGCAAGTTTTTCAAATTTCAATTTATCTTTTGAACCTTTTAGTCCTGGAAATACTTTGTTTATAGCATCAAGCTGTGCTGCAAATACATCATAATCAAAATCATCCTGCATAAATGCTTTTCCAAAATAAATAGGGTTGGTAAAGCTAATCATTTTTGCTTTGTCATCTACAAACACACGTAAAACTGCTGCATAAGCACGACCAGGTTTAGCACCTTGTGCTTTGAGTGCATCATTTGTAAATACAATTGTTGTCCCTTTTTTAATAGGTTTATATGTAGCAACAACACTAAAACCGGCAGCTGTTAGTTTCTCTTGAACGCTTTTAGCGTCCATATGAGCACCTACTAAATAAGTGCTAACTTCTTTTCCAACATAAGGATTGTTTGCTGCTGTAGGCTTTGAAGAAGCTCCAGCACATCCTGTAAATGCAAGTATTGCTACCGATGCAATAATTGTAAACAGTTTTCTCATAATTCTTTACCACCTAGTTTTTTCATTATAGAGATAATCTCATCATCAATTGTTTTAGTCCATTTAATTTTTGCAGGATCTTTAAATTCCATAACAGCACTCCAAACAGATAAGCGAGGCATTCCGACCATCATTTTGTTTGAACCTTTTTCTATGTAAAAATACATTGCACATGGAGCAAATATTCCTGCA includes:
- the purM gene encoding phosphoribosylformylglycinamidine cyclo-ligase, with product MSQISYKDAGVDIDAGNSFVENIKPLVKSTKIPGVLGGIGSFAGAFELPKGFNEPVMLAATDGVGTKLKLAIDSGIHNTVGIDLVAMCVNDLICNFGTPSFFLDYYATGKLDVNVATNVVAGIAEGCKRSECALIGGETAEMPGMYSEDDYDLAGFAVGVAEKSQMDRVSLVRPGHKLIALPSSGLHSNGFSLARKVLFEKMGMKFDDDFNGQPLIQALLEPTNIYVKTFKALKNEIVAMAHITGGGIVENLPRVLPENLMAEVKRDAIRVLPIFELMSEHVERDEMFRAFNMGVGMILVVEESDVEKVLAETDGYLIGEIKEGKREAKLI
- a CDS encoding YgaP family membrane protein gives rise to the protein MDYNKIRKVCRPIRIVLGLVLIAIGFITKNYWFYLGILPLIAGLANFCPLCIITKKCDLPQDSESK
- a CDS encoding spermidine synthase: MKDFIYNEMMVHVPLCTHKEPSNVLIISLNSAGFVAEIQKYKNDDISCDVLSADINLLREAADDKYDVIISELETDAAVLAHFNRVLKDDGLLVTTHPSLDDVSENKRIMQILGKYAKIIMPYNLGNGETALLASKAYHPTADIILQRTDLLDGLEYYNCDVHPAAFATGNNVRKEYLGVIKN